The stretch of DNA TGTGCTCGAGGGCGATGTGACGCCGGCGCGTTTGGCGGCCGCAACGATCGGGATCGCGGTATTGGTCGGTGCGGTGGTCCTGTTCGCGTTGGTGCTTCGAAGCGACAACCTGGCAAGGGCGATCGGTCGCGGGCTAGGCCGCCTCGTCGATCGGGCGCGCCGACTGTTGCGCAAGGAGGAGGTCGGCGGCTGGGATGGACGCGCATCGACGTTCCGAACGGACACGATCGGGATTCTCAGACATCGCTGGTTGTGGCTGACCATTGCGACGCTCGTCAGCCATTTCTCTTTGTACCTTGTCCTACTTGTTGCCCTGCGCCATGTGGGTGTCTCCCAGGAGGAGCTCGGTTGGGTCGCGGTACTCGCAGCGTTTTCATTCGTCAGGCTGATCTCGGCGATTCCACTGACGCCTGGTGGCGTCGGGGTGGTCGAACTCGGCTATGCCGCTGTCATGACCATTGGCCTCGACGATCCGACCAGCGCCAAGGTCGTGGCCGCGATCTTGGTTTTCAGAGCCGTTACCTACCTCCTGTCGATACCTCTCGGCTTGTTGTCATATGTCGTTTGGCGAGTGAATACGAGTTGGAAGATGACAGATGAGGATCGCGATCTCATGATCGGCGATGCCTACGTGTTCGACCCGGAGCCGTCGTGACATCCGTCATAGTCACGTCGCGCTCTGAAGGCGCCGCACTATGACTACGACGGATTCCGACGGTTGGCGGCGGCGACTCGAGTCTAGGCCCCTTCTGGCTGACCATCCCATCGCGTTGCGCATCACGCTCGCACTTTGGGTTCTTGGCGGTGCGCTATTCATCGCGCTCGCCGTGCCGGTCCTCGAAGCGTTCGTGCAAGGTGTCGACGTCGTCGTACACCAACTCGCTGTCGATCTCGAGTTCTCACCGGCCGTGCGGATGGCTGTCGGCCTTGACTTCCTGGGAGGCACATGGGTCACCGTGCCGGTCATGATCCTTGTCGGTGCCTACCTCGCGTGGCGCAGGCGATGGGAAGGTGTCATGTACTGGGGACTGTCCATGTTGGTCTCCCAAATATTGATCGGGACGACGAAGGCTGCCTACGAGCGGTCGAGGCCGCCTCTCTCGCTCGTCGAGACGACTGGGTTCTCGTTCCCTTCGGGTCATGCTGTCGCTGGCGCGGCGATTGTCATCGCGCTGGTGATCGTGCTCGTTCCCGCGGGACTGAGGAGGAGGAACCTTGAGATGCTCGCCGCGGCTTTCGCCGTCATCATGGGTCTCAGCAGGGTCTATCTCCGTACCCACTGGCTTTCTGATGTCGTCGCGGGCGTCGCTCTCGGCGCTGCCGTCGCGGTCGGCGTCGCGGTAGCGATGCATTACGTCGTGCTGTGGGAGAGTGACCGGTCGAGCGGGGAGCGGTCACCGTGATACTCCGTCGCCTGAAGTCGATTCTTGCTGCACTCATGGTGATTGTGGCGTCGTGTGGCAGTGGCGAGTTGTCGGTGACGGAGTACGTCGAGGAGGTCAACGCCATTGTGAACCGGGCGAGTCAGCGCTATGAGGCTCTCGCTTCGGACGGGAAGGGAGCGGTCCTGGTTGCTAGCGGAGCTCGACTCGTCGACTTCACGCCCCAGGATCTGTCTGAGGCATTCCAAGGGGTGAGGGAACTCGAAGGCGAGCTTGAGAGAGCGATCGGTGAAATCGACCCTCCCGCCCAGATCGCTGACCTGCATGAACTCAGATGATGGCTTCTTCGCTGCCCAGGAGGCGATGGCTGCTAGGGCGAGAACCGCCATGAGCTGGTCAGAACTCTCTGAGAGTCCCGAGATGGAGGCGTACAGAGCGGCGCGCGCCAAAGACAAAAGTGAGTGCGAGGAAACCGAGGCAGAGTTGAACGCAATCGCGGAACAACGCGAGGCCTTCGCGGACACGCCTTGGGTTCCTGGTGAGCTGAAAGGCGTATTTCAGGCTGCTCTCGGCTGCAGCGGCTATCCAGAGCATCCCGAAGACGTGTATCGCCCATAGGGTCGTACGGTCGCGGGCCCGCGGGCCGAAAGCCCATCGGCCCGACCAGGAGTGCGATGACGGCGGTCGGAGGAATGCGGATCGGAGGATG from Acidobacteriota bacterium encodes:
- a CDS encoding phosphatase PAP2 family protein encodes the protein MTTTDSDGWRRRLESRPLLADHPIALRITLALWVLGGALFIALAVPVLEAFVQGVDVVVHQLAVDLEFSPAVRMAVGLDFLGGTWVTVPVMILVGAYLAWRRRWEGVMYWGLSMLVSQILIGTTKAAYERSRPPLSLVETTGFSFPSGHAVAGAAIVIALVIVLVPAGLRRRNLEMLAAAFAVIMGLSRVYLRTHWLSDVVAGVALGAAVAVGVAVAMHYVVLWESDRSSGERSP
- a CDS encoding UPF0104 family protein, which produces MSRAGDAVDSRPKVAVWKRLLQAGVSLVIVVGIFAGVMPRIADYGDVFDTIRAMTNLEGGSLVLIGLWNLATYWFVLTAALPGLRLREAAVVNQASTAVSNTLPAGSVIGVGVSISMLTSWGFRIGSIGRSAFVTGIWNNFVKLGMPVLALSLLVLEGDVTPARLAAATIGIAVLVGAVVLFALVLRSDNLARAIGRGLGRLVDRARRLLRKEEVGGWDGRASTFRTDTIGILRHRWLWLTIATLVSHFSLYLVLLVALRHVGVSQEELGWVAVLAAFSFVRLISAIPLTPGGVGVVELGYAAVMTIGLDDPTSAKVVAAILVFRAVTYLLSIPLGLLSYVVWRVNTSWKMTDEDRDLMIGDAYVFDPEPS